The following proteins come from a genomic window of Gossypium raimondii isolate GPD5lz chromosome 5, ASM2569854v1, whole genome shotgun sequence:
- the LOC128040966 gene encoding pentatricopeptide repeat-containing protein At1g63330-like, protein MGKLPSSFILRSVVNAGSHLSNFHSFSSSSNTIATHIECLSKKPMSMPVRGKGERDHHFDNVDHALSLFNKMIEKYPKPSIVEFNKLLGAIVKMKHYAIVVSKYRQIELLGVSHDGYSMSILINCFCQLGRIDFGFSVLGKMLKLGVEPSVVTFSTLINGLCNQSKISEAVCMFDEMTEKGYQPNLIVYSTMLKGLCKTGNTGRAVRFLRLMESRGYEPDIVAYNTILDCLCKNGLLKEALDLFSEVKVKGIRPDISTYTCLILGMCNLGQQEEATRFLNEMVDSNISLNIVTYNTLVDALCKEGTISKAVEIVDTMRKQGIEPDVVTYSTLVDAHFKEGMVSEAEDIVDAMIKRGIGPNVVTYNTLVDAYCKEGMVSEAEDIVDAMIKREIKPNVVTYSALVNGHCLQNKMDKARRVFNLMIEKGCAPNIVTYSTMINGYCKGKRLDEAMELFHEISQKGPIPNIVTYNSLLQSMFQLGRVSTACELFRKMLASGQVPDIATCLILLDGLCKTGHIEEALKLFQAMQNSGLELDIVPYTILIDGFCKAGHIEVAKELFHQLSDNGLKPDVVTYCVMINRLCKEGLPDEAYRLFGSMGDNDCLPDSCCYNVMIRGFLRNSYTSKAMQLLTEMVGKGFSADIITATLFMDLIVYSNKSILL, encoded by the coding sequence ATGGGTaagcttccttcttcttttattcttcGTTCGGTTGTTAATGCTGGAAGCCATCTTTCTAATTTccactctttttcttcttcttctaacaCCATTGCTACCCACATCGAATGCCTAAGTAAGAAACCCATGTCCATGCCTGTTAGAGGAAAGGGAGAAAGAGACCACCACTTCGATAATGTTGATCATGCTTTGAGTTTGTTCAATAAGATGATTGAAAAGTACCCGAAGCCCTCAATTGTggaattcaataaattattaggAGCCATTGTTAAGATGAAACATTATGCCATTGTTGTTTCTAAGTATAGACAGATCGAATTATTGGGTGTTTCCCACGATGGTTATTCTATGAGCATCTTGATTAATTGCTTTTGTCAATTAGGTCgaattgattttgggttttctgTTTTGGGGAAAATGCTGAAGTTAGGTGTTGAACCTAGTGTTGTAACTTTTTCAACTTTGATTAATGGGCTTTGTAATCAAAGTAAGATTTCTGAGGCCGTTTGTATGTTCGATGAAATGACTGAAAAAGGGTATCAACCTAATTTGATTGTTTACAGTACAATGCTTAAGGGCTTGTGTAAGACCGGTAATACTGGTAGAGCTGTTAGGTTTCTAAGGCTGATGGAAAGCAGAGGTTATGAACCCGATATTGTAGCATATAATACCATCCTTGACTGTCTTTGTAAGAACGGGTTGTTGAAGGAGGCTCTCGATCTCTTCTCCGAAGTGAAGGTTAAAGGCATTAGACCTGATATCTCTACTTACACTTGCTTAATTCTTGGTATGTGTAATTTGGGCCAGCAGGAGGAGGCAACAAGGTTTTTGAATGAAATGGTTGATAGCAATATTTCACTTAATATTGTCACGTATAATACATTGGTTGATGCTCTTTGCAAGGAAGGAACGATTTCTAAAGCTGTAGAGATCGTTGACACAATGAGAAAGCAAGGCATTGAGCCTGATGTTGTCACGTATAGTACATTGGTTGATGCTCATTTCAAGGAAGGGATGGTCTCTGAAGCTGAGGATATTGTTGACGCAATGATAAAGCGAGGCATTGGGCCTAATGTTGTCACATATAACACATTGGTTGATGCGTATTGCAAGGAAGGGATGGTCTCTGAAGCTGAGGATATTGTTGACGCAATGATAAAGCGAGAAATCAAGCCTAATGTTGTTACATATAGTGCATTAGTAAATGGTCATTGCTTGCAGAATAAAATGGATAAAGCTAGAAGAGTTTTCAACTTGATGATTGAGAAGGGTTGTGCACCTAATATAGTTACTTACAGCACCATGATCAATGGATATTGCAAAGGTAAGAGGTTAGATGAAGCAATGGAACTCTTTCATGAAATATCTCAAAAGGGACCAATCCCGAATATTGTCACATACAACAGTCTCTTGCAAAGTATGTTTCAGTTAGGGAGAGTTTCAACTGCATGTGAACTTTTTAGAAAGATGCTTGCTTCTGGACAAGTTCCAGATATAGCTACCTGTTTGATTTTGCTGGATGGTTTATGCAAAACAGGTCATATCGAAGAGGCATTGAAACTTTTTCAAGCAATGCAAAACAGTGGGTTGGAACTTGATATTGTCCCGTATACTATCCTAATTGATGGGTTTTGTAAAGCTGGGCATATCGAAGTTGCCAAGGAATTATTTCATCAACTCTCAGACAATGGTTTAAAACCGGATGTTGTCACATATTGTGTAATGATTAATAGACTGTGTAAAGAGGGATTGCCAGATGAAGCATACAGGTTGTTTGGGAGCATGGGAGATAATGACTGTTTGCCTGATAGCTGCTGTTATAATGTAATGATTCGGGGGTTCCTTCGCAACAGCTATACTTCAAAGGCAATGCAACTTCTTACGGAAATGGTTGGCAAGGGCTTTTCTGCAGATATAATCACTGCCACCTTATTTATGGATCTTATCGTATACTCTAATAAATCAATCTTGCTCTGA